From Xenopus tropicalis strain Nigerian chromosome 3, UCB_Xtro_10.0, whole genome shotgun sequence, the proteins below share one genomic window:
- the LOC116409538 gene encoding uncharacterized protein LOC116409538: protein MDPATTKRAAPKSANGSAPSEEPGRKKDRLEEKCCKACHKPAMKDKGICGDYFSEYMSKELDASTSKEPLQESATPSTSVAFPYKQSLMLWINSAVSQTLKETVLSTADLSISNKESSIQEISSEDLSSSDDEETGEEVSVFDQKHLHFLMRAIKRTLNVEDTEQPTTSILFSKKKKTVFPIHKEVQDLVREEWTKVSKSIPVEKHVEKLYPFSDDMQEIWNTPPSVDAPVARLSRKTALPIDDVSALKHPMDRRIETELKKCYMSSGAAVSLLLLWCQLLRIFLYGLKIWNKPLRIEFLVKKS, encoded by the exons ATGGATCCGGCTACCACTAAGAGAGCCGCTCCCAAGTCAGCTAA TGGTTCTGCCCCTTCTGAGGAACCCGGCAGGAAGAAGGATAGACTGGAGGAGAAGTGCTGTAAGGCTTGCCATAAGCCAGCCATGAAAGATAAAGGAATCTGTGGGGATTATTTTTCTGAATACATGTCTAAGGAGCTGGATGCCTCTACCTCTAAGGAGCCCCTGCAGGAGTCAGCCACTCCATCTACCTCTGTTGCATTTCCATACAAGCAGTCCTTGATGCTTTGGATTAATAGTGCAGTGTCACAaactcttaaagagacagtacttTCTACTGCAGATTTGTCCATTTCTAATAAAGAATCCTCTATTCAGGAAATTTCATCCGAAGATCTCTCTTCATCTGACGACGAGGAGACAGGGGAGGAAGTCTCAGTGTTTGATCAGAAGCATCTGCATTTTCTTATGAGAGCTATTAAGCGCACCCTTAATGTGGAGGATACTGAGCAACCAACCACTTCTATTCTTTTTTCTAAAAAGAAGAAAACAGTGTTTCCTATTCACAAGGAGGTACAAGATTTGGTCCGGGAGGAATGGACCAAGGTGTCTAAAAGCATTCCAGTGGAGAAGCATGTAGAGAAGTTATATCCCTTCTCAGATGATATGCAGGAGATCTGGAATACTCCCCCTTCAGTGGATGCTCCAGTAGCAAGGCTGTCTAGGAAAACAGCTCTGCCGATAGATGACGTCTCGGCTTTGAAGCATCCTATGGATCGCCGCATAGAGACAGAGTTGAAAAAATGTTACATGTCATCTGGTGCAGCTGTAAGCCTGCTGTTGCTTTGGTGTCAGTTACTAAGGATCTTTCTCTATGGGCTGAAAATCTGGAACAAGCCATTAAGGATAGAGTTTCTAGTGAAGAAATCCTAG
- the mkln1 gene encoding muskelin, which yields MAAEIRGLPYAVFKWSSFSSSYLPENILVDKPNDQSSRWSSENNNPPQYLILKLERPAILQSITFGKYEKTHVCNLKKFKVFGGMNEENMTELLSSGLKNDYNKETFTLKHKIDEQMFPCRFIKIVPLLSWGPSFNFSIWYVEINGIDEPDVVQPCLHWYSKYREQEAIRLCLKHFRQHNYTEAFESLQKKTKIALEHPMLTELHDKLVLKGDFDSCEALIEKAVNDGLFSQYISQQEYKPQWNQIIPKITKGDGEDSRPGMRGGHQMVIDVQSEMVYLFGGWDGTQDLADFWAYSVGENQWICISRDTEKENGPSARSCHKMCIDTQRRQIYTLGRYLDSSVRNSKSLKSDFYCYDIDTNTWTLLSEDTSADGGPKLVFDHQMCMDSEKHMIYTFGGRILTCNGSVDDSRANEPQFSGLFAFDCHSQTWKLLREDSCNAGPEDIQSRIGHCMLFHSKNRCLYVFGGQRSKTYLNDFFSYDVDRDHVEIISDGTKKDSGMVPMTGFTQRATIDPELNEIHVLSGLSKDKEKREENVRNSFWIYDIVRNSWSCVYKNDQASKENTNKNAQEEEPCPRFAHQLVYDELHKVHYLFGGNPGKSCSPKMRLDDFWSLKLCRPSKEYLLRHCKYLIRKHRFEERAQTEPLSALKYLQNDLFVTVDHSDPEETKEFQLLPSALFKSNKDFTPLGFSDVDHTYFQRTQLFDVLVNFFPDSMTPPKGNLVDLITL from the exons ATGGCGGCCGAGATTAGAGGATTACCTTATGCTGTATTTAAGTGGAGCTCGTTTTCTTCCAGTTATTTACCCGA AAACATTCTAGTAGATAAGCCCAATGATCAGTCTTCAAGATGGTCATCAGAAAACAATAATCCACCTCAG tATCTGATATTAAAACTGGAAAGGCCAGCAATTTTACAAAGCATAACGTTTGGAAAGTATGAAAAGACTCATGTTTGTAATTTAAAGAAATTTAAAGTCTTTGGTGGAATGAATGAAGAAAACATGACCGAGCTTTTATCTAG TGGCCTGAAAAATGATTACAACAAAGAGACATTtacattaaaacataaaatagaTGAGCAGATGTTTCCCTGTCGATTTATTAAAATAG TGCCACTCTTATCCTGGGGGCCAAGCTTTAACTTTAGCATCTGGTATGTTGAAATCAATGGCATTGATGAGCCAGATGTGGTACAGCCCTGTCTTCACTGGTACAGTAAG TACCGTGAACAAGAAGCCATACGCCTTTGTCTGAAGCACTTTCGTCAGCACAACTACACAGAAGCTTTTGAATCTTTGCAAAAGAAAACCAAAATTGCCTTAGAACACCCCATGTTAACAGAGTTACATGACAAACTGGTGCTGAAAGGAGACTTTGACAGTTGTGAGGCCTTGATTGAAAAGGCTGTCAATG ACGGACTCTTCAGTCAGTACATCAGTCAGCAGGAATACAAACCACAGTGGAACCAGATAATACCTAAAATCACCAAAG GAGATGGAGAGGACAGTAGACCAGGAATGAGAGGGGGTCATCAAATGGTCATCGATGTACAGTctg AGATGGTGTATTTATTTGGCGGTTGGGATGGAACTCAAGATTTGGCAGATTTTTGGGCTTATAGTGTCGGAGAGAACCAGTGGATATGCATTTCAAGAGACACTGAAAAAgag aatGGTCCCAGCGCTAGGTCCTGCCACAAGATGTGTATTGACACCCAACGGAGGCAAATTTACACCCTTGGTCGATATTTGGATTCTTCTGTAAGAAACAGCAAGTCTCTGAAAAGTGATTTCTACTGCTATGATATTGATACCAACACATGGACATTGTTAAGTGAAGACACATCTGCAGATGGGGGGCCGAAGCTAGTATTTGATCACCAG ATGTGTATGGACTCTGAAAAGCATATGATCTATACATTTGGGGGCCGTATCTTGACTTGCAATGGCAGTGTGGATGACAGCAGGGCCAATGAACCCCAGTTTAGTGGGCTTTTTGCGTTTGATTGTCACTCGCAGACATGGAAACTGCTCAGAGAGGACTCATGCAATGCTGGGCCTGAGGATATCCAGTCACGGATAGGACACTGCATGCTTTTTCACTCT AAAAATCGTTGTTTGTATGTGTTTGGTGGGCAACGATCAAAGACTTACTTAAACGACTTCTTCAGTTATGATGTGGACCGAGACCATGTGGAAATTATATCAGATGGCACTAAAAAAGATTCTGGCATGG TGCCTATGACTGGCTtcacacagagggccaccattgATCCCGAGCTAAATGAAATCCATGTTTTGTCAGGACTCAgtaaagataaagaaaaaagggaagaaaatgtTAGGAACTCCTTCTGGATTTATGACATTGTTCGAAATAGCTG GTCATGTGTCTACAAGAATGATCAGGCATCTAAGGAAAACACTAATAAAAACGCCCAGGAAGAGGAACCATGCCCCAGATTTGCACATCAGTTGGTTTATGATGAACTGCACAAG GTCCATTATCTGTTTGGAGGAAACCCAGGGAAGTCGTGCTCTCCGAAGATGAGACTGGATGACTTTTGGTCATTAAAACTTTGCCGACCTTCTAAGGAATATTTGTTGAGACACTGTAAATACCTAATTCGAAAACACAG GTTTGAAGAGCGTGCCCAGACGGAGCCCCTCAGTGCactgaaatatttgcaaaatgattTGTTTGTCACTGTGGATCACTCAGACCCTGAAGAAACTAAAGAG TTTCAGCTACTTCCTTCAGCACTTTTCAAATCAAATAAAGACTTCACCCCACTTG GTTTCTCCGATGTTGACCACACTTACTTTCAGAGAACTCAGCTCTTTGATGTTCTAGTCAACTTTTTCCCAGATTCCATGACTCCTCCCAAAGGCAACCTTGTTGATCTTATTActctgtaa